From Cognatishimia activa, one genomic window encodes:
- a CDS encoding molybdopterin oxidoreductase family protein: protein MTFQQPKIDTSPKVSDEIRKTTCYMCACRCGINVHMKDGKVAYIEGNRDHPVNQGVLCAKGSAGIMQVNAPSRLKAPMKRVGPRGSGEFEEISWDEALDIAVARLKPLRENSPEKLAFFTGRDQSQSFTGFWAQNFGTPNFAAHGGFCSVNMAAGGIYTMGGAFWEFGQPDWDRTKLFMIFGVAEDHDSNPIKMGIGKIKGRGGKVIGVNPVRSGYNAVADEWVGITPGTDGLFILSLVHELMKAGKIDLEYLAQFTNAPGLIDPETGLLLRNGDDKVMVIDSVTGDLTPFDQKGVRPNLGATYEADGKTYTTVMAKMAEKYLDPQYAPENVADKTGVSAKKIKTIAAELARVAFEESFTLDHVWTDFRGDKHDHMVGRPVAMHAMRGISAHSNGFQTCRALHVLQIVLGTVEVPGGFRFKPPYPKPIEQHPKPHGKVSKSAPLDGPHLGFTRGPEDLMLHEDGSPIRIDKAFTWENPMSSHGLMHMVISNAHAGDPYKIDTLFMYMANMSWNSSMNTRGVIEMLTDKDENGDYVIPYLIYSDAYSSEMVAYADLILPDTTYLERHDCISLLDRPICEADAAADAIRWPVIEPDRDVRGFQSTLIHLANRLGMQGFVNEDGSAKWEDYADYIVNHERKPGIGPLAGFRGENGDKVGRGEVNPDQLNRYIENGGFYVAHIPEGADYYKPWNSAYQDWAVGMGIYDAPSPYLFQLYSEPMRKFQRAAEGHGDRQPPENLRERVKTVMDPLPFWYEPFEDTAVDLDEYPIHALTQRPMAMYHSWGTQNAWLRQLHGTNPLYLPTKIWEKYGFKEGDWAKVTSTHGTITVPVALQEALNDNTVWTWNAIGKRKGAWALDKDAPEAKQGFLLNHLIHELLPAKGDGMRVANSDPITGQAAWFDLRVKIEKADAPAGEQSQPAFPEIKSPVGQGPDNLEWKVGK from the coding sequence ATGACATTCCAGCAGCCCAAGATTGATACATCGCCGAAGGTATCAGACGAGATTCGTAAAACGACGTGCTATATGTGCGCGTGCCGTTGCGGCATCAACGTGCACATGAAAGACGGCAAAGTAGCCTATATCGAAGGCAATCGAGATCACCCTGTGAACCAGGGTGTTCTTTGCGCAAAAGGCTCTGCAGGTATCATGCAAGTTAACGCGCCATCGCGTCTGAAGGCGCCGATGAAACGCGTAGGCCCACGTGGCTCCGGGGAATTTGAAGAAATCAGCTGGGACGAGGCTCTGGACATTGCGGTTGCGCGTCTGAAGCCGCTTCGTGAAAACTCGCCTGAGAAATTGGCCTTTTTCACAGGCCGCGATCAATCCCAATCTTTCACCGGTTTCTGGGCGCAGAACTTCGGCACACCGAACTTCGCAGCACATGGCGGCTTCTGCTCGGTGAACATGGCAGCAGGTGGCATCTACACCATGGGCGGTGCTTTCTGGGAATTCGGCCAGCCTGACTGGGATCGCACCAAACTCTTTATGATTTTCGGTGTTGCCGAAGACCACGACTCGAACCCAATCAAAATGGGTATCGGCAAAATCAAAGGCCGTGGCGGCAAAGTCATCGGCGTGAACCCAGTGCGTTCTGGTTATAACGCTGTTGCGGACGAATGGGTTGGCATCACACCGGGCACCGACGGTCTCTTCATTCTTTCGCTCGTGCACGAGTTGATGAAAGCAGGCAAAATTGATCTGGAGTACCTCGCGCAGTTCACCAACGCGCCGGGTCTGATTGATCCAGAAACTGGCCTTCTGCTGCGCAACGGCGATGACAAAGTCATGGTCATCGACAGCGTGACAGGCGATCTGACCCCGTTCGACCAAAAAGGTGTGCGTCCAAACCTCGGCGCGACTTACGAAGCTGACGGCAAGACCTATACCACCGTTATGGCAAAAATGGCCGAGAAGTATCTCGACCCACAATACGCGCCTGAGAACGTGGCTGACAAAACCGGTGTTTCCGCGAAGAAGATCAAAACCATCGCTGCAGAACTGGCGCGCGTGGCCTTTGAAGAAAGCTTCACACTGGATCATGTGTGGACCGATTTCCGTGGCGACAAACACGATCATATGGTGGGGCGCCCTGTCGCGATGCATGCGATGCGCGGCATCTCTGCCCACTCAAACGGTTTCCAGACCTGCCGCGCGCTTCACGTGCTGCAGATCGTTCTGGGCACCGTCGAAGTCCCGGGTGGCTTTCGCTTTAAGCCGCCGTATCCAAAGCCAATCGAACAGCACCCAAAGCCACACGGCAAAGTCTCCAAAAGCGCGCCACTGGACGGTCCGCACCTGGGCTTCACCCGTGGCCCAGAGGATCTGATGCTGCACGAAGACGGCTCTCCGATCCGCATCGACAAGGCATTCACTTGGGAAAACCCAATGTCGAGCCACGGCCTGATGCACATGGTGATTTCCAACGCACACGCGGGTGATCCCTACAAGATCGATACGCTTTTCATGTATATGGCGAACATGTCCTGGAACTCTTCGATGAACACCCGCGGTGTCATCGAGATGCTGACCGACAAGGATGAGAACGGCGACTATGTGATCCCGTATCTGATCTACTCGGATGCCTATAGCTCTGAGATGGTCGCCTACGCAGACCTGATCCTGCCTGACACAACTTATTTGGAGCGTCACGACTGTATCTCACTGCTAGATCGCCCGATCTGTGAAGCAGATGCAGCGGCAGACGCGATCCGCTGGCCTGTGATTGAGCCAGATCGCGATGTGCGTGGCTTCCAATCCACGCTGATCCATCTGGCAAACCGACTGGGCATGCAGGGCTTTGTGAACGAAGACGGTTCAGCCAAGTGGGAAGACTACGCGGATTACATCGTGAACCACGAGCGCAAGCCGGGCATTGGCCCGTTGGCAGGCTTCCGTGGCGAGAATGGTGACAAAGTAGGTCGTGGTGAGGTCAACCCTGATCAGCTGAATCGTTACATCGAAAACGGTGGCTTCTACGTGGCCCACATCCCTGAGGGTGCGGATTACTACAAGCCTTGGAATAGCGCCTACCAAGATTGGGCCGTTGGCATGGGCATCTATGATGCACCATCACCATACCTGTTCCAGCTCTACTCTGAGCCAATGCGCAAATTTCAACGCGCAGCTGAAGGCCATGGCGACCGCCAGCCACCAGAGAACCTGCGTGAGCGCGTAAAAACCGTAATGGATCCGCTGCCGTTTTGGTATGAGCCGTTTGAAGACACAGCGGTTGATCTGGATGAATACCCAATCCACGCCCTGACCCAGCGCCCAATGGCAATGTATCACTCTTGGGGTACGCAAAACGCCTGGCTGCGTCAGCTGCATGGCACCAACCCGCTCTATCTGCCCACCAAGATTTGGGAAAAATACGGCTTCAAAGAAGGCGATTGGGCCAAAGTCACCTCGACCCACGGCACCATCACCGTACCCGTTGCTCTGCAAGAAGCGCTGAACGACAACACCGTTTGGACCTGGAACGCGATTGGCAAACGCAAAGGGGCCTGGGCGCTTGATAAAGATGCACCAGAAGCCAAACAGGGTTTCCTGCTGAACCACCTGATCCACGAACTGCTGCCTGCCAAAGGCGACGGCATGCGGGTGGCCAACTCTGACCCGATCACCGGTCAGGCGGCATGGTTTGATCTGCGCGTAAAAATCGAAAAGGCTGACGCCCCAGCGGGTGAGCAGTCCCAGCCAGCCTTCCCTGAGATCAAGTCTCCGGTCGGCCAAGGTCCGGATAACC
- the pta gene encoding phosphate acetyltransferase, with amino-acid sequence MTLLPQELLKAKAPSTRPVISLCEGSDPRIVAGALAAHQAELANVILVGDADAVRAELANQGASESEGVEVHDPLTSELTASFAAEYYNLRKHKGVDEAKALATVQSPAVYAAMLVRLGHATGTLGGAVLTTGEIVRSAIQVIGVDKDAAMVSSFFLMYPPENATEGGRAMLYSDCGLVIDPSSQELCEIAKASAKSCKALLETDPKIAFLSFSTMGSARHAAVSKVSDGLALFKDAAPELEADGELQFDSAFVPSVGERKAPESSVAGKANVMIFPNLDAGNIGYKITQRLGGYMAIGPVMQGLAKPANDLSRGCSAEDVTQMIAVTALQALND; translated from the coding sequence ATGACTTTACTCCCTCAGGAGCTGCTGAAAGCAAAGGCTCCGTCCACTCGCCCGGTTATTTCCCTATGTGAAGGCAGTGACCCCCGCATCGTCGCGGGGGCGCTCGCCGCCCATCAGGCCGAACTGGCCAATGTTATTCTCGTTGGAGATGCCGACGCTGTCCGCGCTGAACTTGCAAATCAAGGCGCGTCTGAAAGCGAAGGCGTTGAAGTCCACGACCCGCTGACATCTGAACTGACTGCATCTTTTGCTGCAGAGTACTACAACCTGCGCAAACACAAAGGCGTGGATGAGGCCAAGGCATTGGCCACTGTACAGAGCCCTGCAGTCTATGCAGCGATGCTCGTGCGCTTGGGTCACGCAACTGGCACGCTTGGTGGTGCTGTTTTGACAACTGGTGAAATTGTTCGCAGTGCGATCCAAGTGATTGGCGTCGACAAAGATGCTGCCATGGTTTCCAGCTTTTTCTTAATGTACCCGCCCGAAAACGCCACCGAAGGTGGACGGGCGATGCTTTACTCCGATTGCGGCCTTGTGATCGACCCATCCTCGCAGGAATTGTGCGAAATCGCCAAGGCCTCCGCTAAATCCTGCAAAGCGCTTTTGGAAACCGATCCTAAGATTGCCTTCCTGAGCTTCTCAACCATGGGCAGCGCGCGTCATGCAGCGGTATCCAAGGTTTCTGACGGCCTTGCGCTATTCAAGGACGCCGCGCCAGAGCTGGAGGCAGATGGCGAACTGCAGTTTGACTCAGCTTTCGTGCCATCAGTTGGTGAACGCAAAGCTCCTGAGTCCTCTGTCGCTGGCAAAGCCAACGTCATGATTTTTCCAAACCTCGATGCGGGCAACATTGGCTACAAAATCACCCAACGTTTGGGTGGGTATATGGCAATCGGTCCGGTCATGCAGGGGTTGGCGAAACCAGCCAATGATTTGTCGCGAGGCTGCTCCGCAGAAGATGTGACCCAAATGATCGCAGTGACCGCGCTGCAGGCTTTAAACGACTAA
- the xsc gene encoding sulfoacetaldehyde acetyltransferase translates to MKMTTEEAFVKVLQMHGIDNAFGIIGSAMMPISDLFPAAGIKFFDCAHECNAGMMADGYTRATGKMSMMVAQNGPGITSLVTPIKTAYWNHTPLLVVTPQAANKTLGQGGFQEVEQMALLEDMVAYQEEVRDPSRMAETLNRVILQAKRASAPAQINIPRDFWTQVIDIELPAVVEFERPQGGEEAVKQAAELLSSAKFPVILNGAGVVLADAIGDSAELAERLTAPVCVGYQHNDAFPGSHPLFAGPLGYNGSKAGMELIAKADVVLALGTRLNPFSTLPGYGIDYWPRDAKIIQVDINPDRIGLTKPVSVGIVGDAKKVAQGILAQLSDTAGDEGRDARKNSIADAKSSWAQQLTSMDHEDDDPGTTWNERARGREPEKMSPRMAWRAIQAALPKEAIISSDIGNNCAIGNAYPSFEDGRKYLAPGLFGPCGYGFPAICGAKVGCPDTPVVGFAGDGAFGISMNEMVSVNRDDWPPITMVIFRNFQWGAEKRNTTLWFDDNFVGTELSQEVSYAGIAKACGVHGVAVTTMEQLTDELNKAVKRQMEDKETTFIEILLNQELGEPFRRDAMKKPVSVAGINRDDMRAQ, encoded by the coding sequence ATGAAAATGACAACCGAAGAAGCCTTTGTAAAAGTGCTTCAGATGCACGGTATCGACAATGCTTTCGGCATTATCGGTTCTGCTATGATGCCAATTTCCGACCTGTTCCCAGCGGCTGGTATCAAATTCTTTGACTGCGCACACGAGTGTAACGCAGGTATGATGGCGGACGGTTACACCCGTGCGACTGGCAAGATGTCCATGATGGTCGCGCAAAACGGCCCAGGCATCACCTCTTTGGTGACACCAATCAAAACAGCTTACTGGAATCACACACCACTTCTGGTTGTAACGCCACAGGCTGCGAACAAAACTCTGGGCCAAGGTGGCTTCCAGGAAGTTGAGCAAATGGCTCTTCTGGAAGACATGGTTGCTTACCAGGAAGAAGTTCGTGACCCATCCCGTATGGCAGAAACACTGAACCGCGTGATCCTGCAAGCGAAGCGCGCTTCTGCTCCTGCACAGATCAACATCCCACGTGACTTCTGGACACAGGTTATCGACATCGAGCTGCCAGCTGTTGTTGAGTTCGAACGTCCACAGGGTGGTGAAGAAGCGGTTAAACAAGCTGCAGAACTGCTGTCCTCTGCGAAATTCCCAGTGATCCTGAACGGCGCAGGCGTTGTTCTGGCGGACGCGATTGGAGACTCCGCAGAGCTGGCAGAGCGTCTGACCGCGCCAGTATGTGTTGGCTACCAGCACAATGACGCTTTCCCAGGTTCTCACCCACTGTTCGCTGGTCCTCTGGGCTATAACGGCTCCAAAGCAGGTATGGAACTGATCGCGAAAGCGGACGTTGTTCTGGCTCTGGGTACCCGTCTGAACCCATTCTCCACACTGCCAGGCTACGGCATCGACTACTGGCCACGCGACGCGAAGATCATCCAGGTTGACATCAACCCTGATCGTATCGGTCTGACCAAGCCAGTTTCCGTTGGTATCGTGGGTGACGCGAAGAAAGTGGCTCAGGGCATCCTGGCGCAGCTCTCTGACACTGCAGGTGACGAAGGTCGCGACGCACGTAAGAACTCTATCGCCGATGCCAAATCTTCCTGGGCACAGCAACTGACTTCCATGGACCACGAAGACGACGATCCGGGCACAACTTGGAACGAGCGTGCACGCGGTCGTGAGCCAGAAAAGATGTCTCCACGTATGGCATGGCGCGCAATCCAAGCTGCTCTGCCTAAAGAAGCGATCATCTCTTCTGACATCGGCAACAACTGTGCGATCGGTAACGCTTACCCATCCTTCGAAGATGGCCGTAAGTACCTGGCACCTGGCCTCTTCGGCCCATGTGGCTACGGCTTCCCGGCGATCTGTGGTGCAAAAGTTGGCTGCCCAGACACACCAGTGGTTGGCTTCGCAGGCGACGGCGCATTCGGTATCTCCATGAACGAGATGGTGTCTGTGAACCGTGACGACTGGCCACCAATCACCATGGTGATCTTCCGCAACTTCCAGTGGGGTGCCGAGAAGCGTAACACCACACTGTGGTTCGACGACAACTTCGTGGGCACCGAGCTGTCTCAAGAAGTGTCCTACGCAGGCATCGCGAAGGCATGTGGCGTACACGGTGTTGCGGTTACCACCATGGAACAGCTGACAGACGAGCTGAACAAAGCGGTTAAGCGTCAGATGGAAGATAAAGAAACAACCTTTATCGAAATCCTGCTGAACCAAGAGCTTGGTGAGCCATTCCGCCGCGACGCGATGAAGAAGCCAGTGTCTGTGGCTGGCATCAATCGCGACGACATGCGCGCACAATAA
- a CDS encoding PLP-dependent aminotransferase family protein → MSISVDTFFLNPQFQGTLQSQIQQMIAEGILSGRFRQGEKLPSTRKLAMHLGVSRITVTLAYTELLANDYLSSRGRSGYYVSENAPEPPPFEAVRQSGDTVDWSRAIGRKFSGGDTPRKPLDWAQYRYPFVYGQTDISLFDHANWRLCAIQALGQKDFAALTTDYCDLEDERLVEFIVRHTLPRRGIVARPEEVLITVGAQNALWLTAQVLLTQRRTAAIEDPCYHALRDILMQSRCHLVPLPVDRDGLPPHAIPAETDVIFTTPSHQCPTTATMPMARREALLARAKELDALIVEDDYEFEMSFLNAPSPALKSLDKDGRVIYVGSFSKSIFPGLRLGYLVGAESFIREARALRASVLRHPPGHTMRTAAYFLSLGHYDASIRRQRIALKERREAMQEAIQETGLSIAGQGAHGGSSFWMRAPTGTDTETLAEELKSKGVYIEPGRPFFFGQNRPREYYRLAYSSIPSERIPKGIQIIADTLRQ, encoded by the coding sequence ATGTCCATTTCCGTAGATACGTTCTTTTTGAACCCGCAGTTCCAGGGAACGCTGCAATCGCAAATCCAACAGATGATTGCGGAAGGGATCTTGTCGGGCCGATTCCGGCAGGGAGAAAAACTACCCTCGACTCGGAAGCTGGCAATGCATCTTGGCGTCAGCCGCATCACAGTGACTCTGGCCTACACAGAGCTATTGGCAAATGATTACCTCAGTTCACGCGGTCGTTCTGGCTATTACGTGTCCGAAAACGCACCCGAGCCCCCTCCCTTTGAAGCCGTGCGTCAAAGCGGCGACACAGTAGATTGGAGTCGCGCGATTGGACGAAAGTTTTCGGGAGGAGATACTCCAAGAAAACCCCTGGACTGGGCGCAATATCGCTACCCCTTTGTGTACGGACAGACAGACATCAGTCTCTTTGATCATGCCAATTGGCGCCTCTGCGCGATTCAGGCTCTTGGTCAAAAGGACTTTGCTGCACTCACAACCGATTATTGCGATCTAGAAGATGAGCGCCTCGTCGAGTTTATCGTGCGTCACACGCTTCCTCGGCGCGGGATTGTCGCGAGGCCAGAAGAGGTTTTGATCACGGTTGGCGCGCAAAATGCATTGTGGTTGACTGCGCAAGTTCTCCTAACCCAGCGCAGAACAGCGGCTATCGAAGACCCTTGCTACCATGCTCTGCGCGATATTCTGATGCAGTCACGCTGCCACTTGGTGCCTTTGCCCGTTGATCGAGATGGGCTTCCACCGCATGCCATTCCAGCTGAAACTGACGTGATTTTCACGACACCAAGCCATCAATGCCCGACGACCGCCACTATGCCCATGGCCCGGCGCGAAGCACTTTTGGCCCGAGCAAAAGAACTGGATGCTCTGATCGTTGAGGATGACTACGAATTTGAAATGTCATTCCTCAATGCCCCGTCACCTGCTTTGAAGTCTTTGGACAAGGACGGGCGCGTTATTTATGTCGGCAGTTTCTCAAAATCGATCTTTCCCGGTTTGCGGCTAGGCTATCTCGTTGGGGCAGAGAGCTTCATCCGCGAAGCGCGCGCGCTAAGGGCATCGGTTTTGCGCCACCCTCCCGGACACACGATGAGAACAGCGGCTTATTTCCTGTCGCTTGGTCACTACGACGCCTCGATTCGCCGTCAGAGAATCGCCCTTAAAGAACGCCGCGAAGCGATGCAGGAAGCAATTCAGGAAACGGGCCTTTCAATTGCAGGCCAAGGCGCGCATGGCGGAAGCTCATTTTGGATGCGTGCGCCAACAGGCACAGATACGGAAACCTTAGCTGAAGAGCTCAAATCGAAAGGGGTCTATATAGAGCCCGGACGCCCGTTTTTCTTTGGGCAAAATCGACCGCGCGAATACTACCGATTGGCCTATTCATCCATTCCAAGTGAACGAATTCCGAAAGGAATCCAGATAATTGCGGACACGCTGCGGCAATAG
- a CDS encoding GNAT family N-acetyltransferase: MWPSPRKLCGSRLTLLPLSHGHAAQLAQATCSGSHIPEGCRLPVRHAMQDEISYWLERQADGQSLTYSIQSQDARLLGWVGFSQIDRAHKKLVMDNLWMNTDESGVFIEMMVMLMTYGFEVAGANTVQLPCLASKAAHRRRIEALGASLDGTLRGEKLGKDSQPQDVAIYSFIKSEWPKKSELLVSLLQ; encoded by the coding sequence ATGTGGCCAAGTCCGCGTAAACTGTGCGGGTCTCGATTGACCCTTTTGCCGTTGTCCCATGGACACGCGGCGCAACTCGCGCAAGCAACCTGCAGTGGATCCCACATCCCAGAAGGTTGCCGCCTCCCCGTTCGGCACGCCATGCAGGATGAAATATCCTATTGGCTGGAGCGGCAGGCTGATGGTCAATCTCTCACCTATTCCATTCAATCTCAGGATGCTCGATTGTTGGGCTGGGTTGGCTTCTCCCAAATTGACCGTGCCCATAAGAAACTTGTCATGGACAACCTCTGGATGAACACGGATGAGTCGGGAGTGTTCATCGAGATGATGGTCATGCTGATGACATATGGTTTCGAAGTGGCAGGTGCAAACACCGTGCAACTTCCCTGCCTCGCCAGCAAAGCAGCGCACCGTCGACGTATTGAAGCGCTTGGCGCCTCTCTCGACGGCACCCTACGTGGCGAGAAACTCGGCAAAGATAGCCAGCCGCAAGATGTCGCTATCTATTCGTTCATCAAGTCGGAATGGCCCAAGAAATCAGAGTTGTTAGTGTCGCTTCTACAATGA
- a CDS encoding aspartate aminotransferase family protein, whose amino-acid sequence MDGAFKDNDLSKVVAADKANVWHHLSQHKPYETGDPRIIVEGKGMRVWDQNGKEYIDAVSGGVWTVNVGYGREEIANAVRDQLMQICYFAQTAGSIPGALFAEKLIDKMPGMSRAYYTNSGSEANEKVFKMVRQLAHKKYGGKKTKILYRDRDYHGSTLATMSAGGHEQRNAQYGPFAPDFVKVPHCMEYRKHELGLEHLSGEEFGIAAANLIEDVILREGPETVGLLCLEPITAGGGVIEAPEGYWPRVQEICKKYDVLLHIDEVVCGVGRTGTEWFGYQHFGIKPDFVTMAKGVASGYAAIAVMVTTEEVFDMFKDDASDPLNYFRDISTFGGCTAGPAAALENMRIIEDESLLENTTKMGERLNANLKALMEKHSIIGDVRGRGLFQGAELVEDRETKEPVHESKVGAVIAECANEGVLIGATNRSLPGRNNTLCFSPALISTEAEIDAITDAVDKALTKVFG is encoded by the coding sequence ATGGACGGCGCTTTTAAAGACAATGACCTCAGCAAGGTTGTCGCTGCTGATAAGGCAAATGTTTGGCACCACCTGAGCCAACATAAACCATATGAAACCGGTGATCCTCGTATCATCGTTGAAGGCAAAGGTATGCGCGTATGGGACCAGAATGGCAAAGAGTATATTGATGCCGTGTCTGGCGGTGTCTGGACTGTTAACGTAGGCTACGGCCGCGAAGAAATCGCGAATGCCGTCCGCGACCAGCTGATGCAAATCTGCTATTTCGCTCAAACCGCTGGTTCTATCCCTGGTGCTTTGTTCGCTGAAAAGCTGATCGACAAGATGCCAGGCATGTCCCGCGCCTACTACACCAACTCTGGTTCCGAAGCGAACGAGAAGGTGTTCAAAATGGTGCGCCAGCTCGCACACAAGAAGTACGGCGGCAAGAAGACTAAGATCCTGTATCGCGACCGCGACTATCACGGCTCCACACTGGCAACGATGTCTGCTGGTGGCCACGAGCAGCGCAACGCACAATACGGTCCATTCGCCCCTGACTTCGTGAAAGTTCCACACTGCATGGAGTACCGTAAGCACGAGCTCGGTCTGGAGCATCTGTCTGGCGAGGAATTCGGCATTGCTGCAGCAAACCTGATTGAAGATGTCATCCTGCGTGAAGGTCCAGAAACTGTAGGCCTGCTTTGCCTAGAGCCAATCACTGCCGGTGGCGGCGTTATTGAGGCGCCTGAAGGCTACTGGCCACGCGTTCAAGAAATCTGCAAAAAGTACGATGTATTGCTGCACATCGACGAAGTTGTTTGTGGTGTCGGTCGTACTGGCACTGAGTGGTTCGGCTATCAGCACTTTGGCATCAAACCTGACTTCGTAACAATGGCGAAGGGCGTTGCATCTGGCTACGCGGCGATTGCTGTTATGGTTACCACTGAAGAAGTCTTCGACATGTTCAAAGACGATGCCTCTGATCCGCTGAACTACTTCCGCGATATCTCTACATTCGGTGGCTGCACGGCGGGCCCTGCGGCGGCGCTTGAAAACATGCGTATCATCGAAGATGAAAGCTTGTTGGAAAACACCACCAAGATGGGTGAGCGTCTGAACGCAAACCTCAAAGCACTGATGGAAAAGCATTCCATCATTGGTGACGTTCGCGGTCGTGGCTTGTTCCAGGGCGCAGAACTGGTTGAAGATCGTGAAACCAAAGAACCAGTGCATGAGTCCAAAGTTGGTGCAGTCATCGCAGAATGTGCGAACGAAGGCGTTCTGATCGGTGCGACCAACCGTTCTTTGCCTGGCCGCAATAACACACTTTGCTTCAGCCCAGCCCTGATCTCCACCGAAGCCGAGATCGACGCCATCACAGATGCCGTTGATAAAGCACTGACCAAAGTCTTTGGCTAA
- a CDS encoding ABC transporter substrate-binding protein gives MTFKTKFAALATSVAMLTGAQAAMAEEITVAYFLEWPMPFQYAKETGMYDEALGVKVNWVSFDTGTAMSAAMAAGDVQLSVSQGIPPFVVATSAGQDLQVLDVAVSYADNDNCVVRADLEIDKDSAGELAGKKVAVPLGTAAHYGFLKQMEHFGVSLDSLEIVDMAPAEGEAALSQGSVDMACGWGGALRRMFDSGNVLLTGAEKTALGILVFDATTAPTSYVAENSDQAAAFLAVTAAANAMWADEANRAKMLPVIAKDAGMSEDDAASTLATFEFPTVEAQLSQSWLGGNAASFMKGVADVFVASGSIDAAKASYTDNVNADPLSAAQ, from the coding sequence ATGACTTTCAAAACCAAATTCGCTGCTTTAGCGACCTCTGTTGCGATGCTCACAGGTGCTCAGGCCGCGATGGCAGAGGAAATCACCGTGGCGTACTTCCTGGAATGGCCAATGCCTTTCCAATACGCCAAGGAAACTGGCATGTATGACGAAGCGCTTGGCGTGAAAGTCAACTGGGTGTCCTTTGACACTGGTACGGCGATGAGTGCTGCTATGGCAGCGGGTGACGTTCAACTGTCTGTCAGCCAAGGTATCCCACCGTTCGTTGTGGCAACCTCCGCTGGCCAAGACCTGCAAGTTCTTGATGTTGCTGTGTCCTATGCGGACAACGACAACTGTGTCGTACGCGCGGACCTTGAAATCGACAAAGACAGCGCCGGCGAACTGGCGGGCAAAAAAGTCGCGGTTCCTTTGGGTACAGCTGCGCACTATGGCTTCCTGAAGCAGATGGAGCACTTCGGCGTGTCTCTGGACAGCCTTGAAATCGTAGACATGGCGCCTGCAGAAGGCGAAGCTGCGCTGAGCCAAGGCTCTGTCGACATGGCTTGCGGCTGGGGCGGGGCTCTGCGTCGTATGTTTGACTCCGGTAACGTCCTGCTGACAGGTGCAGAAAAGACAGCACTCGGCATCCTGGTATTTGACGCAACGACTGCGCCGACTTCCTATGTTGCTGAAAACAGCGACCAGGCTGCGGCATTCCTAGCCGTGACTGCAGCTGCAAACGCAATGTGGGCTGACGAAGCCAACCGCGCGAAAATGCTGCCAGTCATCGCGAAAGACGCAGGTATGAGCGAAGATGATGCTGCATCTACATTGGCAACTTTTGAGTTCCCAACAGTTGAAGCACAGCTGAGCCAGTCTTGGCTGGGTGGCAACGCGGCATCCTTCATGAAAGGTGTTGCAGACGTATTTGTGGCATCCGGTTCCATCGATGCGGCGAAAGCTTCCTATACTGACAACGTGAACGCTGATCCGCTGTCTGCGGCTCAATAA
- a CDS encoding ATP-binding cassette domain-containing protein, which produces MRFDLPNGGHVQALQNVTLDIKSGELMSVLGPSGCGKTTLLNIVAGFLAPTEGQIKLNDQVVTGPSPERGMVFQQGALFEWMNVRDNVSFGPDMKGVSRAESKEKVEHLLEVVGLQDFKEKAIYELSGGMQQRVALARCLANDPDVILMDEPLGALDALTREKMQSLVLDLWKDTGKTIILITHSVEEALLLGERLLVMAPRPGRVHKEYRLPFADLGVGNDLREVKKHKDYAGTREEILEMIWNMEEEIMGRTEENA; this is translated from the coding sequence ATGCGATTTGACCTGCCCAACGGCGGTCATGTTCAAGCGTTGCAGAATGTCACGCTGGATATCAAATCCGGCGAACTCATGAGCGTACTTGGCCCATCAGGTTGTGGTAAAACAACGTTGCTCAACATCGTTGCGGGTTTTCTGGCCCCAACGGAAGGCCAGATTAAGCTAAACGACCAAGTGGTGACCGGCCCAAGCCCAGAACGCGGTATGGTCTTTCAGCAGGGTGCGCTGTTTGAATGGATGAACGTGCGCGATAACGTCTCTTTTGGCCCTGACATGAAGGGTGTGAGCCGCGCTGAAAGCAAAGAAAAGGTTGAACACCTGCTAGAGGTCGTTGGCCTGCAGGACTTCAAAGAAAAAGCGATTTACGAGTTGTCAGGTGGTATGCAGCAGCGTGTTGCGCTGGCGCGTTGCTTGGCGAATGACCCAGACGTCATCCTGATGGACGAACCTTTGGGTGCACTTGATGCGTTGACCCGCGAAAAGATGCAGAGCCTTGTTCTGGATCTGTGGAAAGACACCGGTAAGACGATCATTCTGATCACCCACTCTGTTGAAGAAGCTCTGCTGCTTGGTGAACGCCTGTTGGTTATGGCTCCGCGTCCAGGCCGTGTACATAAAGAGTACCGCCTGCCGTTTGCGGATCTTGGTGTTGGTAATGATTTGCGCGAAGTGAAGAAACACAAGGATTACGCCGGAACGCGTGAAGAAATCCTAGAAATGATCTGGAACATGGAAGAAGAAATCATGGGCCGGACGGAGGAAAACGCATGA